One region of Nitrospiraceae bacterium genomic DNA includes:
- a CDS encoding peptide chain release factor 3: protein LPYESSAWLVGDVKTFKPPSDALVVKDSRDRAVVLFRSSWSKNFAGERNPDHSFRDMG from the coding sequence ATTGCCCTATGAATCCAGCGCCTGGCTGGTGGGCGATGTTAAGACCTTTAAGCCGCCCTCTGATGCCCTCGTCGTCAAAGACAGCCGGGACAGAGCCGTCGTCCTGTTTCGCAGCTCCTGGTCGAAAAACTTCGCCGGCGAACGCAACCCCGATCACAGTTTCCGGGATATGGGGTAA
- a CDS encoding redoxin domain-containing protein, with amino-acid sequence MFKKPMKILVGMALFGMMSVFLNFSSLSFANTSPAPDIISPAWINSVPLKMEDLRGKVVMVEFWTFGCWNCRNIEPYVKEWHDKYAKQGLVVIAVHSPEFKYEYDVQKVKDYIEEHHIPYAVPIDNEFRNWRQYRNRYWPTLYLIDKRGNIQYTKIGEGSYEEIEKTIQQLLAEPT; translated from the coding sequence ATGTTCAAGAAACCAATGAAAATTTTGGTGGGTATGGCTCTTTTCGGAATGATGAGTGTCTTCTTGAATTTTTCCTCCCTGAGTTTTGCGAATACTTCTCCAGCACCTGACATCATTAGTCCAGCGTGGATTAACTCAGTGCCACTCAAGATGGAAGATCTCCGTGGCAAGGTGGTGATGGTGGAGTTTTGGACATTTGGATGCTGGAACTGCCGGAATATCGAACCGTATGTCAAGGAATGGCACGACAAGTACGCCAAGCAAGGGCTGGTTGTAATTGCAGTCCATTCGCCGGAATTCAAATATGAATACGATGTGCAAAAGGTCAAAGATTACATTGAGGAACACCACATTCCCTATGCCGTGCCCATCGATAATGAATTCCGGAACTGGCGACAGTACCGCAATCGCTATTGGCCGACGCTGTATCTGATCGATAAGCGGGGAAATATTCAATACACCAAGATCGGTGAAGGCAGCTATGAAGAAATCGAAAAAACTATTCAGCAGCTACTGGCCGAACCGACCTAA
- a CDS encoding inositol monophosphatase, whose translation MALSPTEYHSLTRIAIQAARQGGAILLDYAKKGFQIHQKDQAINLVTEADLRSEEAVIQTIRHAFPEHQILSEEQGLQDIPTHPVKWIVDPLDGTTNFTHGFPMYNVSIGVEYEGTCVLGVVYDPTRDELFLGQQGKGATLNGTPIHVSATPHLHEALLVTGFAYDVHTAKDNNLKEFCAFTLRARGMRRTGTAAIDLCYIACGRFDGFWELQLNPWDTAAGKVILEEAGGKITNYAGEPYSIYGSTLIATNGHIHQEMAEVLKKCRQE comes from the coding sequence ATGGCACTATCCCCTACCGAATATCACTCCTTAACCCGCATCGCCATTCAAGCCGCCAGGCAGGGCGGAGCGATCCTGCTCGACTATGCCAAAAAAGGATTTCAGATCCACCAAAAGGACCAAGCCATCAACCTGGTCACCGAAGCTGACCTGCGCTCAGAAGAAGCTGTCATTCAGACCATCCGACATGCGTTTCCCGAACACCAGATCCTCAGCGAAGAACAGGGCCTGCAGGACATCCCCACCCATCCCGTCAAATGGATCGTCGATCCCTTGGACGGAACCACCAATTTCACCCATGGCTTTCCCATGTACAATGTCTCTATCGGGGTGGAATATGAAGGCACGTGCGTCCTGGGAGTGGTCTATGATCCCACACGGGACGAACTGTTTCTGGGGCAACAAGGGAAGGGGGCCACACTCAACGGCACACCCATTCATGTCTCAGCGACACCTCATTTACATGAAGCGTTACTCGTCACCGGCTTTGCCTATGACGTGCACACCGCCAAAGATAATAATCTCAAGGAATTTTGCGCATTCACCCTCCGTGCGCGCGGGATGCGCCGCACCGGCACCGCCGCAATTGATCTCTGCTACATCGCCTGCGGCCGATTCGATGGCTTTTGGGAACTACAACTCAATCCGTGGGACACTGCGGCAGGCAAAGTCATCCTGGAGGAAGCCGGGGGAAAGATAACAAATTATGCAGGCGAACCCTACTCCATCTATGGCAGCACCCTTATCGCCACCAACGGCCATATCCATCAGGAAATGGCTGAGGTCCTCAAGAAATGTCGTCAAGAATAA
- a CDS encoding winged helix-turn-helix domain-containing protein, whose protein sequence is MEDQNDQLKDISDGLEQRISVYERKLKDLQKKREQVGEEIATVEKYLELAKTLYRVEADKAKLASLSSQIFSEKEGDLSSTNIDVASKSREILLGRSKYVGMSVPDAVYMVLQEVGRPLHAKELFQRLKEGGMPIRGKTPVTSVATSLKRDPRFRKVGPNTFEVNHEKSLTKAV, encoded by the coding sequence ATGGAGGACCAAAATGACCAGCTTAAAGATATCAGCGATGGGCTGGAACAGCGCATCAGTGTGTATGAGCGCAAACTCAAGGATCTCCAAAAAAAACGGGAGCAGGTAGGTGAGGAAATTGCGACGGTTGAGAAATATCTGGAGTTGGCAAAAACCCTCTATCGCGTCGAAGCCGACAAAGCGAAACTGGCGAGTCTCTCCAGCCAGATCTTCTCGGAAAAAGAGGGGGATCTGTCCTCAACCAACATTGACGTCGCGTCTAAGTCGAGGGAAATTCTGCTAGGCCGAAGCAAATACGTGGGCATGAGCGTCCCTGATGCAGTGTACATGGTTCTTCAAGAGGTTGGTCGTCCATTGCACGCTAAAGAACTTTTTCAACGACTCAAAGAAGGCGGGATGCCTATCCGGGGAAAAACCCCAGTCACCTCTGTCGCAACATCATTAAAAAGGGATCCTCGTTTTCGTAAAGTGGGCCCGAATACATTCGAAGTCAATCACGAAAAATCTTTAACCAAAGCCGTCTGA
- the rlmN gene encoding 23S rRNA (adenine(2503)-C(2))-methyltransferase RlmN: MTKNTVHFNLLALNANELNAFVQELGWPRFRADQILRWLYQHRAVDIDSMTNLSKADRARLQEVSTIHRMGFSPPTIASDGTAKFVWNLEDGLAVETILIPDGRRRTLCLSSQVGCTLDCGFCLTAEMGLKRSLRAHEIVGQVLNVQAYLPEGEHLSSLVFMGMGEPLVNFEPVAEAIQRLTNIEWGLGFSPRRITVSTAGWIPRFPDVRRLGVNLAISLNGTTNEQRARLMPAVNGRYDLSQLLDACRDYTQFSERPLTFEYVLLAGVNDSLDDARRLVRLLQGIRCKVNLIPFNEFPGNPFRRPSLEVIDAFQAIVRSKGLDVFLRKSRGDDVLGACGQLGRSASEVLHQTTTNKKRSLPLYAQP, translated from the coding sequence ATGACCAAAAATACCGTCCATTTTAACCTGCTGGCCCTTAATGCGAATGAACTGAATGCTTTCGTTCAGGAACTCGGTTGGCCACGATTCCGGGCCGACCAAATCCTGAGATGGCTCTATCAACATCGTGCAGTGGATATTGATTCGATGACGAACCTGTCAAAAGCCGACCGGGCCAGGTTGCAGGAGGTGTCGACCATTCACCGCATGGGGTTTTCACCGCCAACGATTGCCAGCGATGGCACGGCAAAGTTTGTATGGAATTTGGAGGATGGCCTGGCTGTGGAAACGATATTGATCCCGGATGGTCGTCGACGGACTTTGTGTCTGTCATCTCAGGTCGGCTGCACGCTGGATTGTGGATTTTGTTTAACGGCAGAGATGGGCCTGAAGCGAAGTTTGCGCGCGCATGAAATTGTCGGGCAGGTGTTGAATGTCCAGGCTTATCTGCCGGAAGGGGAGCATCTGTCTTCTCTGGTGTTCATGGGAATGGGAGAGCCATTAGTGAATTTTGAGCCGGTCGCCGAAGCGATTCAGCGTCTGACCAATATTGAGTGGGGTTTGGGTTTTTCTCCGCGACGGATTACGGTGTCAACAGCAGGATGGATTCCGCGATTTCCCGATGTGCGGCGATTAGGCGTGAATCTGGCCATATCCTTAAACGGCACGACCAATGAGCAGCGGGCACGTCTGATGCCTGCAGTGAATGGTCGCTATGATTTATCCCAATTGCTCGATGCCTGTCGCGATTATACCCAATTCAGCGAACGCCCCCTGACGTTTGAGTATGTGTTGTTAGCGGGGGTCAATGATTCACTGGATGATGCCAGGCGTTTGGTGCGCCTTTTACAGGGAATCCGATGTAAGGTGAATTTGATTCCTTTTAATGAATTCCCGGGTAATCCGTTTCGGCGTCCGTCATTAGAAGTTATTGATGCCTTTCAAGCAATTGTCAGAAGCAAAGGTCTGGATGTGTTTCTCCGAAAAAGCCGGGGAGACGATGTGTTGGGAGCTTGCGGTCAATTGGGTCGATCAGCTTCCGAAGTTTTACATCAGACGACGACGAACAAGAAAAGGAGTCTCCCTCTCTATGCTCAGCCTTAA
- the larE gene encoding ATP-dependent sacrificial sulfur transferase LarE, with protein MLSLKPTLQGKYEALQSLFQQMGSVVIAFSGGVDSTLVLKVGFDTLGPRTKAVTAISPTFPSLEVEEVKRLSAAIGVPLQFVETDQLQIDAFVKNDATRCFHCKTDLYRLLSTLRDAVGFQTIVDGTNVDDLGEDRPGINAARQLGVRSPLVEAGFNKADIRELAKGLGLANWSKPAAACLSSRITRGLPITKAYLSRVERAEAFLVAQGVTQVRVRLHGDLARIEIAPSQMSILTQEPVRSRLVEEFKKLGFQTVTLDLEGYRAGGGNLSSAND; from the coding sequence ATGCTCAGCCTTAAGCCAACTCTGCAGGGGAAGTATGAGGCCTTGCAATCGCTTTTTCAGCAAATGGGATCGGTCGTAATCGCGTTTTCGGGAGGGGTCGATAGCACCCTTGTGTTAAAAGTGGGCTTTGACACACTTGGGCCCCGGACTAAAGCGGTCACGGCGATTTCGCCAACCTTTCCATCGCTGGAGGTGGAAGAAGTCAAGCGATTAAGTGCCGCGATCGGGGTGCCCTTGCAATTTGTGGAAACGGATCAATTGCAAATTGATGCGTTTGTCAAAAATGATGCAACCCGGTGCTTTCATTGCAAGACAGACTTATACCGGTTACTTTCTACCCTTCGGGATGCCGTGGGATTTCAGACAATCGTAGACGGGACTAATGTGGATGACTTAGGGGAAGATCGTCCCGGTATAAACGCGGCCCGACAACTCGGCGTGCGGAGCCCTCTGGTTGAAGCGGGATTCAATAAGGCGGATATTCGGGAATTGGCGAAAGGTTTGGGGTTGGCAAATTGGAGTAAGCCTGCCGCAGCCTGTTTGTCTTCACGAATTACCCGTGGACTTCCAATTACAAAAGCCTATCTTTCACGGGTAGAGCGTGCCGAGGCATTTTTGGTGGCTCAAGGAGTGACGCAAGTGCGGGTCCGCCTTCACGGCGATTTGGCGAGAATCGAGATTGCCCCGTCCCAAATGTCGATTTTGACACAAGAACCGGTCAGATCCCGGTTAGTGGAGGAATTTAAGAAGCTGGGATTTCAAACGGTGACGCTGGACTTAGAAGGGTATCGGGCCGGAGGTGGAAATCTTTCCTCAGCGAACGATTGA
- the atpF gene encoding F0F1 ATP synthase subunit B: protein MPQFDSHFFSSLIFWELLSFGILLWVLYKYALPPILETLETRERKIRESLDQAEQNRLAAERKLKEYEAKLQVAAKEVEMILAEAKQQAQRLLDENAQRIRAESERIKEETTQDIERERRKAIQDIKTQSAELALMVAEKVIGRSLSDDDHRRYAEEALAAVAAQSKN from the coding sequence ATGCCACAATTTGACTCACACTTCTTTTCGTCGCTGATATTTTGGGAACTCCTGTCATTTGGGATCCTCTTATGGGTGCTCTATAAGTACGCCCTCCCCCCGATCCTGGAAACACTGGAAACCCGGGAACGAAAGATCAGGGAAAGCCTCGACCAGGCCGAACAAAACCGGCTTGCAGCAGAACGAAAGCTCAAAGAATACGAGGCCAAACTGCAGGTGGCTGCCAAAGAAGTGGAAATGATCCTGGCAGAAGCCAAGCAACAAGCTCAACGACTGCTTGATGAAAACGCGCAACGGATTCGGGCCGAATCCGAGAGAATTAAAGAGGAAACGACCCAAGACATTGAACGGGAACGACGTAAGGCCATTCAAGACATCAAGACCCAATCCGCTGAGCTTGCCCTCATGGTTGCGGAAAAGGTGATCGGTCGAAGTCTATCGGACGATGATCATCGGCGATATGCTGAAGAAGCGCTCGCAGCCGTCGCTGCCCAATCAAAAAACTAA
- the atpE gene encoding ATP synthase F0 subunit C codes for MDSAAAALLGMGLAAAGFAGAGIGIGYIFGKMIEAVARQPEAEARVGKYMWIGFALVEAIALYGLVIAFIIMGKG; via the coding sequence ATGGATTCTGCAGCAGCAGCACTTTTGGGAATGGGCCTGGCAGCGGCGGGCTTTGCGGGTGCCGGTATCGGCATCGGGTATATTTTTGGAAAAATGATTGAGGCGGTTGCCCGCCAACCAGAAGCCGAAGCTCGAGTCGGCAAGTACATGTGGATCGGGTTTGCCTTGGTCGAAGCGATCGCGCTGTACGGACTGGTCATCGCCTTTATCATCATGGGCAAAGGATAA
- a CDS encoding F0F1 ATP synthase subunit A: MEDPLHPFELHNFLPLSIFGLDVSVNKAVLMMWVVVGLVTFILLKAGGARALVPSKLQSLAELLVDFIRGIIHDTMGASGMRYFPLISALFLFILFSNLVGLIPGSYTITSQIIVTGVFAVGVYLLSLIVGFQLHGAKFLGILVPPGTPGWLLPLMIPIELISQIARPISLAVRLFANMTAGHVILGVLFGLTIAGGLLIGWLPFSFTIALYGLEVGIAFIQAYIFTVLTCVYIGDAMHLH; encoded by the coding sequence TTGGAAGATCCGTTACATCCCTTCGAGCTTCATAACTTTCTCCCGCTTTCCATTTTCGGCCTTGACGTTTCCGTCAACAAGGCCGTCTTGATGATGTGGGTCGTAGTGGGACTTGTGACTTTCATATTATTGAAAGCCGGTGGTGCCAGGGCACTCGTACCTTCTAAGCTCCAAAGTCTTGCGGAGTTGCTGGTCGACTTTATTCGCGGGATTATCCACGACACGATGGGGGCCTCCGGGATGCGGTATTTCCCGCTCATCAGCGCCCTCTTTTTGTTTATCTTATTTTCAAATCTGGTCGGTCTGATACCTGGATCCTATACAATTACCAGCCAAATTATTGTGACCGGAGTATTCGCTGTAGGGGTCTATCTACTAAGCCTTATCGTCGGATTTCAACTCCATGGGGCAAAATTCCTGGGTATACTCGTTCCACCCGGCACACCAGGGTGGCTCCTTCCCTTAATGATTCCCATTGAATTAATTAGTCAAATTGCCAGACCAATCTCACTGGCTGTCCGATTATTCGCCAATATGACTGCAGGCCATGTGATTCTTGGGGTATTGTTCGGTCTCACTATTGCCGGCGGCCTCCTGATAGGATGGCTGCCTTTTTCCTTTACTATCGCGCTCTATGGCTTAGAAGTCGGGATTGCCTTTATTCAGGCCTATATTTTTACCGTTTTAACCTGCGTCTATATTGGCGACGCGATGCATTTACACTAA
- a CDS encoding AtpZ/AtpI family protein yields MLDMIQDFLFECDPFQRLALPIEKMAPSQDPMFAGLGQAMRVGTDLLAALIVGGFLGWLLDSYVLNTTPWGVAIGLVLGLIAGVRNAYRSAQRWKQ; encoded by the coding sequence TTGCTTGACATGATTCAGGATTTTTTGTTTGAATGTGACCCCTTCCAACGACTCGCCTTGCCGATTGAAAAAATGGCACCTTCTCAGGATCCAATGTTTGCGGGGCTGGGACAGGCAATGCGAGTGGGGACGGACCTTCTTGCCGCCCTTATCGTCGGTGGATTCCTTGGTTGGTTACTTGATTCGTATGTGTTGAATACCACGCCGTGGGGTGTGGCGATAGGACTGGTACTGGGATTAATCGCTGGAGTTCGCAACGCCTACCGTTCAGCTCAGCGTTGGAAACAATGA
- a CDS encoding anthranilate synthase component I family protein: protein MSPISKHAEGGVSSSVHSNPYFPLIQHCSPPFDDPFDLFGRVTGYAPHSFFMEHDAVREGAPHRYSYMGCNPYRVVRGKGHTYEIVSADKKETHIGDPFALLQRTFIGQPVPSWPHLPPFQGGAIGCFSYDLVRMFEVLPERLRDDLHFPDLYFLFVEMFVIVDHHAPGAWLIFSPSPERLATESWDHLHREGLARLSDLQARVMIPENLPTKMHSPQSLFRIEGEQSSLEYMDRVRACQQFIAAGDIYQANLSHRFRIEGLTQGFASQAEAGADLYRQLRKVNPSPHSAFLVLESDVIVCNSPERLVRLAEGYADMRPIAGTRPRGKESHDDRLLAEELLSCPKERAEHLMLVDLARNDLGRVCDYGSVRVNEFMTVERYSHVMHMVSQISGRLRGTCHAFDLIRATFPGGTITGVPKVHCMELIEQLEPVRRGIYTGSIGFIGWNGNLDLNIAIRTLLLTEGHGWLHVGAGIVADSEPDREYQETLQKAEAFFQVLKANG, encoded by the coding sequence TTGTCCCCCATTTCCAAGCATGCCGAAGGAGGTGTTTCTTCCTCGGTTCATTCGAATCCGTATTTTCCGCTTATTCAGCATTGTTCCCCTCCTTTTGATGATCCCTTTGATCTCTTTGGCCGGGTGACCGGTTATGCTCCGCATTCATTTTTCATGGAGCATGATGCCGTTCGGGAGGGAGCGCCGCATCGTTATTCCTACATGGGATGCAATCCCTATCGTGTCGTTCGGGGGAAGGGGCATACGTATGAAATTGTTTCGGCAGATAAAAAGGAAACGCACATTGGTGATCCATTCGCATTGTTGCAGCGTACCTTTATAGGTCAGCCGGTTCCTTCGTGGCCCCACCTCCCGCCTTTCCAGGGAGGAGCGATCGGTTGTTTCAGCTACGACCTTGTTCGCATGTTTGAAGTCTTACCAGAACGTCTACGGGATGATCTGCATTTTCCTGATCTGTACTTTCTGTTTGTCGAGATGTTTGTCATTGTGGATCATCACGCGCCAGGGGCCTGGCTGATATTTTCACCTTCGCCGGAACGCCTGGCGACCGAAAGCTGGGATCATTTGCATCGCGAAGGACTGGCGCGCCTGTCTGATCTGCAAGCCAGGGTGATGATCCCTGAGAATCTTCCAACAAAGATGCACTCCCCGCAGTCCTTGTTTCGCATTGAGGGGGAGCAATCGTCTTTGGAGTATATGGATCGCGTGCGTGCCTGCCAGCAGTTTATTGCTGCGGGGGATATTTATCAGGCCAATCTCTCTCATCGGTTTCGGATAGAGGGCTTGACTCAGGGTTTTGCAAGCCAAGCCGAAGCCGGAGCCGACTTATACCGGCAATTGCGCAAGGTTAATCCCTCTCCCCATTCGGCATTCCTCGTGTTGGAGTCCGACGTCATTGTGTGTAATTCCCCGGAGCGATTAGTCCGTCTTGCAGAGGGATATGCCGATATGCGTCCAATCGCGGGCACCAGGCCTCGTGGCAAAGAATCTCACGATGATCGCCTCCTGGCGGAAGAGCTGTTGTCTTGTCCCAAGGAACGGGCGGAGCATCTCATGTTGGTTGATTTGGCTCGAAATGACCTGGGGCGGGTATGCGATTATGGATCCGTTCGGGTCAATGAATTCATGACGGTAGAGCGATATTCTCATGTCATGCATATGGTTTCCCAGATTTCCGGCCGTTTGCGGGGCACTTGCCATGCTTTCGACCTTATTCGAGCCACGTTTCCTGGAGGGACGATTACCGGAGTGCCGAAAGTCCACTGCATGGAACTTATCGAGCAGCTTGAGCCTGTTCGTCGGGGAATATACACCGGGTCGATTGGGTTTATTGGATGGAATGGAAATCTTGATTTGAATATTGCCATTCGCACGTTGTTGCTCACGGAAGGACACGGATGGCTTCATGTGGGAGCGGGGATTGTGGCTGATTCCGAACCGGACCGGGAGTATCAGGAAACGCTTCAAAAAGCCGAAGCCTTTTTTCAAGTTCTAAAAGCGAACGGCTGA
- a CDS encoding aminotransferase class IV: MTKQGKEMWIFLNGEFVKKEQARISVFDHGFLYGDGVYETLRVYQGRIFLLERHLARLRRSCELIRLVLPIQDHAWASIMTEMLIRNGLQDAGLRVTISRGEGELGIDPGLCPSPTIVVMAKPVVSYPAQMREQGVRLQLVSVRRNPKSAQSPQIKSLSFLNNILAKQEAGQAGAFDALMLNMDGHVTECTTSNIFFVSNHRLHTPSVACGILEGITREVVIILARELGIEVEEGAYAAADVLQADECFITNTGLEIMAVSQIGRNSIGQGRSGEITMALWRAFQENLERWLGPVVTGPHAS, from the coding sequence ATGACAAAACAGGGAAAAGAGATGTGGATATTTCTCAACGGGGAGTTTGTGAAAAAAGAACAGGCTCGGATTTCGGTCTTTGACCATGGGTTTCTGTACGGGGATGGAGTCTATGAAACTTTGCGCGTCTACCAGGGACGAATTTTTTTATTAGAACGGCACCTGGCGCGACTTCGACGATCCTGTGAACTGATCCGCCTGGTTCTTCCAATTCAGGATCATGCCTGGGCAAGCATCATGACCGAAATGCTCATTCGGAATGGGCTTCAGGATGCCGGTCTGCGCGTGACGATCTCTCGAGGGGAAGGAGAACTCGGGATTGACCCCGGTCTCTGTCCCAGCCCCACTATCGTCGTGATGGCAAAGCCTGTAGTGTCCTATCCTGCCCAGATGCGGGAGCAGGGAGTCCGGTTGCAGCTCGTCTCTGTTCGACGGAATCCAAAGTCTGCCCAATCGCCGCAAATTAAGTCGCTGAGTTTTCTCAACAACATTCTGGCCAAGCAGGAAGCTGGGCAGGCTGGAGCGTTTGACGCTTTGATGTTGAATATGGATGGCCATGTGACGGAATGTACGACGAGCAATATCTTTTTTGTGTCCAACCACCGGTTGCATACTCCTTCGGTGGCTTGCGGGATCCTAGAGGGGATCACTCGGGAAGTGGTGATAATCTTAGCAAGGGAGTTAGGGATTGAAGTGGAAGAAGGGGCGTATGCGGCCGCGGACGTGCTTCAAGCGGATGAGTGCTTTATAACGAATACGGGTTTGGAAATTATGGCGGTCTCTCAAATTGGAAGAAATTCTATTGGACAAGGCAGGAGTGGGGAAATCACGATGGCCTTATGGCGGGCTTTCCAGGAAAATTTGGAACGATGGTTGGGGCCGGTTGTCACGGGCCCACACGCATCATAA
- the nadB gene encoding L-aspartate oxidase → MSSITSHHSSHVIPTDFLILGAGVAGLRAAIELSRHGQVIMVAKGGPQDNNSFYAQGGVAVAMSEEDDVVLHLADTLKAGHQLCSRPATKILVEEGPSRIHELIEWGAKFDTVDGKLAFTREGAHSRHRVLRAGGDATGSEMVRALSVKAQTLKNLTWMGNHVAVELCIQEGRCWGALILDELSGHLKIVSAPATILVTGGAGQVYARTTNPANATGDGIAMAFRAGAMLEDMEFVQFHPTALYLPSSPPFLLSETLRGEGGILRNNRCERFMKNYHRSQELAPRDIVSRAIWTEMQRTKARHVYLDVTHLGATFLKERFPTIYSTCLRYDIDITEEWIPVSPSAHYFMGGVKTDLHGASTLPGLFAAGEVACSGVHGANRLASNSLLEGLVFGYRAAQTASMCPTTGSAPDFLDSLLLRKPTGRKMSTQDVEKIRNSLRRLMWSKVGLVRTGNSLKKAVDQIQQWSQKLSAAPWNRPGLETRNMVLVGQCIAESALWRANSVGAHFREDFPFYKGLAWKNHSHCQQENPSKATEITRKKPRKTTQR, encoded by the coding sequence ATGTCTTCCATCACATCGCACCATTCCTCTCATGTGATTCCCACGGATTTTCTGATTTTGGGCGCAGGGGTGGCGGGTCTTCGAGCCGCAATTGAATTGAGTCGACATGGACAAGTCATCATGGTCGCCAAAGGTGGCCCCCAGGACAATAATTCCTTTTACGCCCAAGGTGGCGTGGCGGTGGCGATGAGTGAAGAAGATGACGTGGTTCTCCATTTGGCGGATACCCTCAAAGCCGGCCATCAACTCTGTTCGCGGCCAGCCACAAAAATACTCGTTGAAGAAGGCCCCTCTCGCATTCATGAATTGATCGAATGGGGAGCAAAATTCGACACCGTGGATGGCAAGCTGGCGTTCACCCGAGAGGGAGCCCATAGTCGCCACCGAGTCTTACGAGCCGGAGGGGATGCCACCGGCAGCGAAATGGTTCGTGCGCTCAGCGTAAAAGCCCAAACTCTGAAAAATCTGACATGGATGGGCAATCATGTTGCGGTTGAGCTGTGTATCCAAGAGGGACGATGCTGGGGCGCATTAATTCTGGATGAATTGAGTGGGCATCTTAAGATCGTCTCTGCTCCGGCCACGATTTTGGTTACAGGAGGAGCCGGACAGGTCTATGCTCGAACCACCAATCCAGCCAATGCGACAGGAGATGGCATCGCCATGGCATTTCGAGCCGGCGCCATGCTGGAGGATATGGAATTCGTCCAGTTTCATCCGACCGCACTGTATCTCCCTTCGAGCCCTCCCTTTTTGCTATCGGAAACGCTACGAGGAGAAGGAGGAATTTTGCGAAATAATCGCTGCGAACGCTTCATGAAAAACTATCATCGGAGCCAGGAACTCGCGCCCCGAGACATTGTATCCCGAGCGATCTGGACAGAAATGCAACGAACCAAAGCCCGCCATGTCTATTTAGATGTGACGCATTTGGGGGCAACCTTTCTGAAAGAACGGTTTCCCACCATTTACTCAACCTGCCTACGATACGATATCGACATCACGGAGGAATGGATCCCCGTCTCCCCCAGCGCTCATTATTTTATGGGGGGAGTCAAAACCGATCTGCATGGGGCCTCTACCCTTCCAGGTTTGTTTGCGGCTGGAGAAGTGGCCTGCTCCGGCGTGCACGGTGCGAATCGACTGGCGAGTAATTCTTTGCTGGAAGGTCTGGTCTTTGGCTATCGCGCAGCTCAAACCGCTTCAATGTGTCCGACGACCGGCTCTGCTCCAGACTTTTTGGATTCCCTACTTCTCCGAAAACCCACCGGCCGGAAGATGTCCACTCAAGATGTGGAAAAAATTAGAAACTCCCTGCGGCGTTTAATGTGGTCCAAAGTCGGATTGGTGCGGACAGGAAACTCATTAAAGAAAGCGGTCGATCAGATCCAGCAATGGTCGCAAAAGCTGTCGGCTGCTCCGTGGAACCGGCCGGGATTAGAAACACGGAATATGGTTCTGGTTGGGCAATGTATTGCCGAATCTGCACTGTGGAGAGCCAATAGTGTCGGCGCCCATTTCCGCGAAGACTTTCCGTTCTATAAAGGTTTGGCATGGAAAAACCATAGCCACTGTCAACAGGAAAATCCTTCCAAGGCCACAGAAATAACCCGGAAGAAACCAAGAAAGACCACACAGCGTTGA
- a CDS encoding AURKAIP1/COX24 domain-containing protein: MSSVVKKRRKKMRKHKHKKLLRRMKFAKRRN, from the coding sequence ATGTCGAGTGTTGTCAAAAAGCGTAGGAAGAAAATGCGCAAGCATAAACACAAAAAGCTCCTTCGCCGAATGAAATTTGCCAAACGTCGTAATTAA